One genomic window of Nicotiana sylvestris chromosome 10, ASM39365v2, whole genome shotgun sequence includes the following:
- the LOC104227206 gene encoding 3-ketoacyl-CoA synthase 6-like codes for MPQRSSQFPISLKLKYVKLGYQYLVNNFLTCLLVPTMALVLVQAIQLGPEEIFNLWNSIQFDFIKILCSSFLIIFVSILYFMLRPRGVYLIDYSCDKPPVSCRVPFSTFMEHSRLILSSEPKSVEFQMRILERSGLGEETCLPPAIHYIPPAPNMESARKEAEMVIFSAMDSLFKKTGVKPKDIDILIVNCSLFSPTPSLSAMVINKYKMRDNIKSFNLSGMGCSAGLISIDLARDLLQVYPKSKAVVVNTEIITPNYYRGKDRSMLLPNCLFRMGGAAILLSNKWADQWRAKYKLLHVVRTHKGADDKSYRCVFEVEDSEGKAGISLSKDLMAIAGEALKSNITTIGPLVLPPSEQLLFLFSLIGRKVFNLKLKPYIPDFKQAFEHFCIHAGGRAVIDELQKNLQLSAEHVEASRMTLHRFGNTSSSSLWYVLSYIEAKGRMKEGDRIWQIAFGSGFKCNSAVWKCNKTIKNLSDGPWSDCIHKYPVYIPEVVKL; via the coding sequence ATGCCTCAAAGATCATCTCAATTTCCCATTTCACTTAAACTCAAGTATGTAAAACTTGGCTACCAATATCTTGTTAACAACTTCTTGACATGTCTATTGGTGCCCACAATGGCTTTGGTTCTTGTTCAAGCCATTCAATTAGGTCCTGAGGAAATCTTCAATCTTTGGAATTCCATTCAGTTTGATTTCATCAAAATACTCTGTTCATCTTTCCTTATCATCTTTGTGTCCATATTATACTTCATGTTAAGGCCTCGAGGGGTTTATCTCATCGATTATTCATGTGACAAGCCGCCTGTTTCCTGCCGCGTTCCATTTTCAACTTTCATGGAACATTCAAGACTTATACTTAGCTCAGAACCAAAGAGTGTTGAATTCCAAATGAGAATTCTTGAGAGGTCTGGTTTAGGAGAAGAAACATGTCTTCCACCAGCAATTCATTATATACCACCTGCACCTAATATGGAATCTGCAagaaaagaagctgaaatggtgaTATTTTCAGCAATGGATTCTCTCTTCAAGAAAACAGGAGTTAAACCTAAAGACATTGACATTCTTATTGTCAATTGCAGCCTTTTTTCGCCAACGCCATCTTTATCAGCAATGGTGATTAATAAGTACAAAATGAGAGACAACATTAAGAGCTTTAATCTCTCAGGAATGGGGTGTAGTGCAGGGCTAATCTCCATTGATTTAGCTCGTGATCTTCTCCAAGTCTATCCAAAATCGAAAGCTGTTGTTGTTAACACAGAAATCATCACACCAAATTACTACAGAGGCAAAGATAGATCAATGCTACTCCCTAATTGTCTGTTCAGAATGGGTGGTGCTGCCATTCTTTTATCAAACAAATGGGCAGATCAATGGCGAGCCAAGTACAAGTTGCTACATGTGGTGAGAACCCACAAAGGAGCAGACGACAAATCTTACCGTTGTGTGTTTGAAGTAGAAGATTCAGAAGGGAAAGCAGGAATTTCTTTGTCAAAAGACCTTATGGCTATAGCAGGGGAAGCCTTAAAATCTAATATAACAACAATTGGACCTCTTGTTCTTCCTCCATCAGAACaacttctctttctcttttcactCATTGGCCGAAAAGTCTTTAACCTGAAACTAAAACCATATATTCCAGATTTCAAACAAGCGTTTGAACACTTTTGCATTCATGCTGGTGGTAGAGCAGTGATCGATGAACTGCAGAAGAACTTGCAGCTATCTGCAGAACACGTTGAGGCATCACGAATGACACTGCACAGATTTGGAAACACGTCTTCTTCGTCGTTGTGGTATGTACTGAGTTATATTGAAGCTAAGGGACGGATGAAGGAAGGTGACAGGATTTGGCAGATTGCATTTGGGAGTGGATTTAAGTGTAACAGTGCTGTTTGGAAGTGTAACAAGACAATCAAGAATCTAAGTGATGGACCTTGGTCTGATTGTATCCACAAATACCCAGTTTACATCCCTGAAGTAGTAAAGCTCTAG
- the LOC138880232 gene encoding uncharacterized protein has product MEKNCFRFVRKYHQCQIHDDLIHSPPSELHPIYSPWPFVPWRMDVIGTIEPKVPNGHRFILVAIDYFTKWVKAITFKAVTKKSVVDFVHSNIICRFGIPKTIITDNAVNLNIHLMKKLPFALLGYRTTVRTSVGATPYLLVYGTEAVIPTKVEIPSLRIIVESEIEDTEWVKTRLE; this is encoded by the exons atggagaAAAATTGCTTCAGATTTGTTCGCAAGTATCACCAATGCCAGATTCATGATGACCTGATTCACTCACCTccttcggagttgcatcccatATACTCTCCTTGGCCTTTCGTTCCTTGgcgaatggatgttattgggacAATCGAGCCAAAAGTtccaaatgggcatagattcattttggttgcaattgattacttcaccaagtgggtgaaGGCCATCACTTTCAAAGCAGTCACCAAGAAATCAGTGGTAGACTTTGTTCATTCCAACATTATTTGtcgctttggtatcccaaagaccATTATCACTGACAATGCAGTCAATCTAAATATACATTTGATGAAGaag ttgccttttgctcttTTGGGATACCGCACGACTGTTCGCACATCTGTTGGTGCAACTCCGTATCTGcttgtatatggaactgaagctgtAATACCCACTAAAGTCGAAATTCCCTCTCTCCGAATTATTGTGGAATCAGAGATTGAAGAcactgagtgggtcaagacccgattAGAATAA
- the LOC104227208 gene encoding protein FLX-like 3, producing the protein MAGRNRMPRQPDNFRGFRDGPPPRVIMQRGPGPLPPHPAALEEELEIQHRDMQRILGENRHVIDENVMLERELSAVKDEMHRLSQVIPKMRADNEAQVREYIDRGMRLEADLRATEPLRLEVIQLKAEAQKLTAVQKELSAQVQALTKDSNRLQTENKQLSAIKTDIDKMRKELMEARRQFEYEKKANTELVEQNQSMEKNLISMAREIEKLRAEKVGRGLGVGAYGVMNGSPEMRYPGGAYGDPYSAGGWGSYDNRGPPRR; encoded by the exons ATGGCTGGTAGAAATCGTATGCCCCGTCAACCTGATAACTTCCGAGGATTCCGTGATGGGCCACCACCACGGGTCATTATGCAGCGAGGACCTGGGCCCCTCCCTCCTCACCCTGCAGCCCTTGAAGAGGAACTAGAAATCCAGCATAGGGATATGCAAAGAATTCTTGGCGAAAACAGacatgtgattgatgagaatgtgatgCTTGAAAGGGAATTATCTGCTGTAAAAGATGAAATGCATAGATTAAGTCAGGTCATTCCCAAAATGCGTGCTGATAATGAGGCGCAAGTAAGGGAGTATATTGACAGAGGAATGAGGTTAGAAGCTGATCTTCGAGCTACTGAGCCTCTGAGGTTAGAGGTAATCCAATTGAAAGCTGAAGCGCAGAAGTTAACTGCTGTACAGAAAGAATTATCTGCCCAAGTTCAAGCTCTTACAAAGGATTCTAACCGACTACAAACTGAGAATAAGCAATTATCAGCTATAAAAACTGATATTGATAAAATGCGCAAAGAGTTGATGGAAGCAAG GAGACAATTTGAATATGAGAAGAAGGCAAATACAGAACTGGTGGAACAAAATCAATCTATGGAGAAGAATCTCATTTCAATGGCTCGTGAAATAGAAAAGCTGCGAGCAGAGAAAGTTGGACGGGGCCTTG GTGTAGGAGCTTATGGCGTGATGAACGGAAGCCCTGAGATGAGATATCCTGGCGGTGCATATGGTGATCCATACAGTGCCGGTGGTTGGGGTTCCTATGACAATCGTGGTCCTCCCCGACGTTGA